In Streptomyces longhuiensis, the following proteins share a genomic window:
- the rpsO gene encoding 30S ribosomal protein S15, translating to MSLDAATKKQIITEFGQKEGDTGSPEVQVAMLSRRISDLTEHLKTHKHDHHSRRGLLILVGQRRRLLQYLAKKDIQRFRTLVERLGIRRGAAGAR from the coding sequence GTGTCGCTCGACGCCGCTACGAAGAAGCAGATCATCACCGAGTTCGGCCAGAAGGAGGGCGACACCGGCTCCCCCGAGGTCCAGGTCGCCATGCTCTCCCGCCGGATCTCGGACCTGACCGAGCACCTCAAGACGCACAAGCACGACCACCACTCCCGTCGTGGTCTGCTCATCCTGGTTGGCCAGCGTCGCCGCCTTCTGCAGTACCTGGCCAAGAAGGACATCCAGCGCTTCCGTACGCTGGTCGAGCGCCTGGGCATCCGCCGCGGTGCGGCCGGCGCCCGCTAA